The Prinia subflava isolate CZ2003 ecotype Zambia chromosome 18, Cam_Psub_1.2, whole genome shotgun sequence genome has a window encoding:
- the C18H4orf33 gene encoding UPF0462 protein C4orf33 homolog yields MEFRIKHTWDGLPVSHEPVTIVLRPDHAGLLMEVRAPFFNAPPAPPGEPGKPFGGLWDYEVVEAFFLSDRTEQYLEVELCPHGQYLLLLLSGRRKVWKEELPLEFEVTRMKTKWEGKALLPWSYFPPCTDKFNAFAIHGSGEERKYEALYPVPPHELQEGQGPDFHRLEFFQDLNLKELMGEDWKQPESDLWKSLTKGMH; encoded by the exons ATGGAGTTTAGAATTAAACACACGTGGGATGGTTTGCCTGTGAGCCACGAGCCGGTCACGATTGTGCTGAGGCCGGATCATGCGGGGCTGCTGATGGAAGTCCGTGCTCCTTTCTTTAATGCCCCTCCGGCACCACCCGGAGAGCCAGGGAAACCTTTCGGTGGACTGTGGGACTATGAGG tTGTAGAAGCTTTCTTTCTGAGTGACAGAACTGAGCAGTATTTAGAAGTTGAGCTTTGTCC CCACGGGCAGTacttactgctgctgctttctggcagaagaaaagtaTGGAAA GAGGAACTTCCTTTGGAGTTTGAGGTGACCAGAATGAAAACCAAGTGGGAGGGTAAAGCTCTTCTTCCTTGGAGTTATTTTCCACCATGCACTGACAAGTTCAATGCCTTTGCAATCCATGGTTcgggagaagagagaaaatatgaaGCGCTTTATCCTGTGCCTCCACACGAactgcaggagggacagggaccagATTT ccatCGTTTGGAATTTTTTCAAGACTTGAACCTGAAAGAACTAATGGGAGAAGACTGGAAGCAGCCTGAATCAGATCTGTGGAAATCTCTCACTAAGGGAATGCATTGA